Genomic segment of Pseudothermotoga hypogea DSM 11164 = NBRC 106472:
ACCCAACAATCTTTCTTGGTACAGGTTCTTGGTTTCAAGAGGCTTCATCGTTGCGGCGATAGAGTATTCTCGAGGTTACAAGGCGAAGATCGACCAACTCATCGAGGAACTCAGTCGAGCCTTGATCTTCCTCGATGAGAACAGCGACAAGTTGAATCTTCCAAAATCGCGCATCTCGCTCATGGGGCTCTCTGCCGGAGGGCATTTGGCGTTGCTCACGGCCGCAAAGATGCACAAATTTGTCAAGAATGTGGTTGCGTATTATGCTCCATGCGATTTGAAGGACATCTTGGAATCGCCATCGTTGTTCGCGAAGATCGCCTTGCTCGCCACACTGAAGAGGTTCCCGTCAGGATCGAGCGAGACACTTGCGAAGTATTCCCCCGTCAACGTCGTGCACGAATTCATGCCTCCGGTGCTTTTGGTCCACGGAAAGAAAGATTCCGTCGTCCCGTACGATTCTTCAGTGAAACTTTACAGGAAGCTCAAACAACTCAATTGTCGAGTCGTGTTGTTGACACATCATGAAGCCAATCACGGTTTTGAGTTCGTCCTGAAGGATGGGAAGACCAAAGAGATCTTACAGAGGACGGTAGAATTTCTTACAGAAGGTGGTTAGAACGAACGTTTCGTTTGGGTATCAAAGAAGACCCATCGACTTCACCCTCGGTTACATATTCAAGGCAAAAAAGTTCAGAGCCTCCATGTTGAGGTTCCGCACCCTTTACGAAAAACCTGTGAAGGGTACCGAAACGGTGGAAACGTTCCTATTCGAGCCAAAAGAAACCGCTGTGGGAAACCTGTTCGTCCTGCACGGACTGGGTTCGACAAACGTTCCTTTTTTGCTCTGGATGGCGACACATCTTGCCAACGCGGGCGTTCGTGTGTTCATGCCCATACTGCCAGGGAACTTCACGCGCGTCGCGCACGGATCCACCAGTGGAAAGGACTTCTTCGATCCGAACGTTGAGCGCGCCGCGAGGTTCTGGGAGCAATCCGTGGTGGACATTCTCAGTGTGGTCGACTGGGCGAAACAACAGAATCTGTGGCATTCCAAAACGCACCTGTTCGGCTTCTGCCTCGGTGGAATGGTCGCCGTTATGTTGAACGCAGTGAGCGACGACTTCGAAAAAACGATTCTGATGACCGTCGGTGGCGAGATGGCCACACTGCTTTGGAACTCTCCAACTTTGGCTTTCTTTCGTAGAGACAGAAAGCTTCTCAATGGTGCCCCATACGGTGTTGGACAGAGAGAAAACTTTCTCAGGACCTTCGAGGAAGACATCAAAAAGCTTTCACAATTCGAAACGGTCGAACAAATGCAACGCTCAGACATCCATCCATATTTGAAACTCGATCCGCTCGCTTACGCAAAGTTCGTGAAGAAAGAGAAGATAATCTTCATAGAAGCTCTCTTCGACAGGGCACTTCCAAAGAGAAGCAGAAAGCTTCTTTGGGAAGCGCTTGGAAAGCCCAAGCGCTACGTGATACCCTCAGGTCACGTCACATGGCTTCCCTTCCAGTACGCCGTGTGCAAGTTCATCTTGAGGAACATGGACGTGAGGGAATTGAGAAGACAGCTCGAACTGCTCAGGAGGGTCGAACTGGAAGAAAAGAAATGAGACTGAGCGGTGCCGAACTTGAAAGAAGGATACAAAGGTTGTACGAAATCATGGAAACCTGCACGCTCTGTCCGAGGAACTGCAAGGTGAACAGGTTCGTCTCGAAGAACGGTGCGTGCAAGACGGGCGCCAGGCCGATCGTTTCCAGTTTCGGACCACATTTCGGTGAAGAAAGCTTTCTCGTGGGAAACAATGGTTCTGGAACTATATTCTTCACCAACTGCAACCTCAACTGCGTTTTTTGCCAGAACTGGGAGATCAGTCAAATGGGTGTGGGTGAAGAGATCGATGTGGAAGAACTTTCAAAGATCATGCTCAAACTGCAAAGGATGGGATGCGAAAACATCAACTTGGTCAGTCCAACACACCAAGTGCCTATGATAGTCGATGCCGTGTCTCGAGCTTGGCAGAAAGGTTTGAAACTTCCCATCGTCTACAACTGCGGTGGTTACGAATCGATCGAGACACTGAAACTTCTGGAAGGCATCGTGGACATCTACATGCCCGACTTCAAGTACGGAGACGACGAAAAGGCTTTGAGATACTCAAAGGTTTCCAACTACACCAGCGTCGCAAAGCGCGCGCTCGAAGAGATGTACAGACAAGTCGGACCTCTGAAGATCGAAAATGGGGTGGCCACACGGGGAGTCTTCGTGAGACACTTGATCATGCCGAACGACCCATCTTCAAGTGAGAAGGTGTTGCAGCTCATCGTCTCCGTTTCTTCGGACATCCCAGTGAACATCATGACGCAGTACTATCCTACCTTCAAAGCGCACCATTACATGGAGTTGAACAGACGCATCACTCGAGAAGAGTTCATAAAAGTTGTCGAGAAAGCCAAAGCGCTGGGTCTGAAGATCGTCAGTTGATACGTCTCAAAAATTCGTTCTTCAGCAGTAAATCGATCACATCCTGAGTCGTCTTCGCATCCACGTTCAAATACGTCGAAGCGAATGTGACCGTGGCGTCGTAATCTTGTGTGTACCTTGCGGCGAGCTGTATGACCTCTCCGAGGTTGACGATCTCTCGCTTTTCAGAGAGCTCACCAGCCTTGTCGAACCATTCGTAACCCAGAGGACCTTCAGCCGCAGCGAATATATGAAGTTTTGGTTCTACGGGCTCGATCTTTTCCCCGTGCGCCCTTTTCACAACACTTTCTATGATATCGCTTCCAGGCTTTCCAACTATTTTTTTCAAGAAACCCCTCACCCTTCCAAACGCCTGTTCGACGATGTAGTCTGGCAACGAAGGCGCGAGTTCCACAGTTCTCAGCACCGCCTTGCCAACCCATTCGAACATCTCAGGATCACACTTGTCAGGAGTGTCTTCATTGGTGTGATAGTACCTGTCGGGCCACTGACCGAGGAAAGGTGAAGGAACAGCGTAGTTCTCGAACACCGAATGGTCCGAACCGGATTTGAACGTGCTTCGGTAAAATCTTCTGCTGAACGAATCGGAACTCGTGGGTGCGAAAAGCATCATGGAATCATAGAGAAGTTCATCGTAGATCGTGTTCAGCAACGGCGGAGTTTCGTGCAGCATCATGGTGGAACCTGTCTTCTGCTGATCTTCCCCCACCATGTCCAGATTGATCACGAACTCGTAGTCGTTGTTCTGAGACGCGTAGGGAAGACTCCCGTAGAATTCGGGAAGCAGTATCACGTCCACACCAAAACCTAAGGTTTTCTGCTTCAGTTCTCTACAAAGATGGAGCGCGAGCGCAGAACCTGAGGCGTTGTCGTTCGCCCCTGGACTTGGATGACAAAGATGCGCCACGATGCCGATTCTCTTTTTCATAGCACCCTCAAAGCGCACCCTCAGAACCTGCAACGTTCCAACGTTCAACGATGCGTCCACGAACAATCTCACTTTGAAATTTTTGTTGGTCAAGCTCTTCAGAAGTTCGTACTGTCTATAGGTGAGTGAGAAACCGAAACTTTTGTGTTGACTTGCCTTGAGCGTGTGGGGAAGCGAAAGATAATTCACCGTGTCTGGCATCTGTGCCGGCGTTCTTCCGATCGACTCGTCCTGGGCTCTCATGAAATAGACCAACAAACACTTCGCGCCACGTTCCTCGACGAACTGCTTGAACGCTTTGGACGGGTTCATCTGTACCAGAACAGCCTTGTCTCTCAAATCGCCCGTGTAAGTTTCATCCACCAACTCGAGACTCTTCCAACCGTTCGTCGAATGGCTTCCGAAGAGCACCGAAGTCTTGCAATTTTTGAAACTGCTCAGAAACGTTCTGGGTTTTTCCAGCCAGAGTTCAGCATCCTTCACGTTCCAAACCATCGTCGAATCGAAGTTTCCGTAGCGAACCCCACCCGTCGAATACTCGATCGTTTCTATCTGCCGTTCTTCTATCCCCCAAGATAGTAAAAGTTCCTTCAGCCTTTCGAGCAGAAGCTTGTATTCGTCGCTACCCCTTGCCCTGTGGAATTGGCTTATGAACCTCACCGTGTCGATGATCTCTTGCCCGTCCATCTCGCACCCTCCCACAAAGATTCTAAGAGCGAACGAACGTGATCCGAAAGATTAGAGTTTTCTTAAAAACCAAAACAAAAATCTTTCATGACAGGACAATAGAAATGGAAACACAAAACTTCAGGAGGTGGTTAGAGTGAAAAGGTTCATGGTTTTGACAGTGGCACTGGTGATTTTCTCAACAATGATCTTCGCAGCAGGAAGATTTTCAAACCTTCCACAGGCCAGGTTTCAGGCTCCTTTCATGAAAAACATGCCAGCTTACAGACAAACCTTAGCTCCAAGGTATCAAGCAAGACAACAGCTCACCTACGAAGAAATGTTCAAAGAGATGAACTTGACAAAAGAACAAGCTCAAAGGATACTCAACGTGATCAAGGATGCGAATGCAAAACTTGAACAGTTACAGAAGCAGTACGAAGAACTGTACGAGAACGCCAAGAACATGAGCGTGTACGAGTTCAGAGCCAGAGTGAGGGAACTGAACCAAAAGCGTGCGGAGATCATGCAACAGATGAGAGAAGAGATAGAAAAGACGATCAACGTAGAACAGCTTCAGAGGTTGATGCAAACTTACAAACTCAGAAGGGCTGAGATGTTCGCAGGGCCTAAGGTAGGTTTCAGAGGACCAGCGTTCTTGGACGAAGAGTTCATAGACGCGCTCGAAGAGTACGTAAAGTGAATCGCACCATCCCCACAACGCGCCGGCTCAGCCGGCTCTTTTTTGTTTTAATAAAGGTTGGAGGTGATGTAGCGTGACGGAACGCTACGAGAACTACGAGTCTCAAGTTGAACCGAGAGTCGTCGAAGAGAGCATCATCGTTATGGGCGAAGCCGTTAAACAAGCACCTAAGATCACGGGTGTCCCTACAGGTATAGAGGGTCTGGACGAGTTGTTCTTCACGGTCGAGGTCAAGGACGGCAAACCCGTCAAAAAGTCCCTCGGAGGCATTCCCGCTTATGCCGTCTTCAACGTGACGGGTATTTCGGACACCGGAAAATCCCTCTTCGTTGAACAGTTCGCCGTCGCTCAGGCAGCGCGCGGTGAGAAAGTGGCCTTCGTCACAGTCGAATCACCCGCAGTTTTCGTGGCTAAGGGGTTGGAAATGCGAGCGGTAGCCATGGGGCACGAACCAGCAAAGATCGAGAAGAACATCGTACTCATCGACGCAGCTTCCCATGGATCGCTCAGAGAAAACGTGCCAGACTTGCTCACGACGCTCGCTTACGTTATAAAGCAGTACAAGGTGAGGTTCGTCGTGATCGATTCAGTCACGGGACTCTACGAGAACAAAGAAGTCGCAGCACGGGCGATCGTCAGAAGACTTTTCAACTTCATGAAAAAGTGGTACCAAACGGCACTGTTCGTCTCACAGAAGCGGAGCGGACACGAAGAGCTCACAGCGGAAGCCGCAGGAGGTTACGCGGTGAGCCACATCGTGGATGGTTGCTTCGTTTTCGCGAAAGAACTCGTAGACAGCCAGTACAAGTCAAAGATGTATGGAAAGCAAGTTGGAGACATCGTCAGACTGTTCAGAATCGACGGCTGTAGACTTTCAGGTCACGACACGCGAACGTACATCATGGAGATCACCGAAACAGGTTTGGTGAAAATTCTCAGTCCCATCGGTGGGAGGTGATGGGATGATACTGGAACCAAGGCCGTCCAACACTGGAAAGCAGATCGAACAACTCGCCACGAAGGTCCTACTCAGATCGATAGAGCTCCTCGGAGGGCTCAGTAAGCTCGCTCAACATAGAAATTTGACGTGGCTCGCATCGCTCGCCCGCGCTTGCATCGCGGTTGTATTGAAAGAAGAATACATGAAGACTGAAAAGGAGATAGCGGAGTATCTGGGTGTGTCGACTGCATCTGTGAGGAACATGTTGAGGGCTAACGTTGACGTCGTGAAAGAGAAACTCGCAGACCTCGACAAACTCTCTGAGGAAGAGAAGGGCGAACTCAAAACGCACACGGCTGGAGCCGTCGCAAAGTTCGCGTACAGGCTGGTGAAACAGGAGCAAAACACCGACACGTTGATCGAAGGATTGTCGGCCGGTGAGCCGGGCTGAAAGTTCCAGGTTCGAAGTATCAAAGACCAAACAATAGAACGAAGTTCTCAGAGATGTTCGGTGTCTTTCGGATCTCAATCTGCACGAGCCTGTAAATGATGGTGGAACCGGAAGGATTCAAGATCGTTGTCGTGGCTTGCAAAGTGTGAATTCGTGGAAACACGTTAGTGGAGTTGGGACCATGGAAAGAAGTGTTGATGATTTCAGCTATGTTGCTTGGCAGCTGTGTACCTATCCTGTACTCAGCCAGGTAGCTTTGTGCGAATTTCAAAAGCGACATGGTTTTGATCTCCAGTTCCCACTTGTTGACCATGTTCAAAGAATTCGTGATCGTCTCGAAGGCGAAGACGACAGTTATGGCGATCAAGACCAAACTGATGAGTACCTCAACGAGGCTCATACCGATCTTCATCAGTAGATCCCCCTGATCGCAAGCAAGACAAATCCTTCACGTTTTGCGGGCGTACCTATCGCGCTGATGCCCTCCAAGATCTTGTAATCGTAAATGTAGTTCTTGTAGTAGCCTGTTTGAATCCTATCTCCACTAAACGTCCCAACAGGTCCACGGTAATACTGCATCAAAGAGCCAAAGATCGTGAGTTGACCGGCAGGACTACCCTGATCGTAGCCTTCAACTTGAAAACTCTGGTCGAATGAGTAGATACTCGCCGTGATTTTGAGATTCCTTTGTTTCTCTTTGACCAAAACGTACTTGTCGGCGACGATGTTGAGAAAATCTGTTCGTGTTGCGTTTTTCATCCGTTCAACCAAATTGTTATCGACGACGATGCCATCGATCCTGTTGTATGGAAAGAGATCGCGAAAATCTTCGTACACAATGTGATCGTAGATCTCTACATTCTCCTTGGAATATATCGTGTACCTTCCGTCGACGTACATCGGTTTGTCGTTGTTGGAACGGTTGGTCAAGGCGATCGTCAGGTCACTCATGAGCACGCCGTTGAAGTCCACGTCCTTGTTGTACTCGGATGGATTGCCTGGGATGATTCCAGTTAGATCGAGCCATTTTCTCGCGTTCTCGCCATGGATGGTTATTTGCTGTGCTCCTTCTCTTGGTTTGATGGTGAAGAGATTATCTATGCCAGTCGTATACCCTTGCCTGTACTCAACCAAAACCCTGATGAAATGGTCTGCTCCCTGACCTTGAGCGCTCTTGAACTCGACGATGAGTTTTTGTGCCGTTCTGGTGTTATTTCCAACTTGTATCGTTTTTCCTTTAAGATTCAACTTTATGCCTGACTCCGCATCACTTGTCACGAACTGGTTCATCGGTTTGACCAAAGCCTCCAGATCGTTGGCGTAGTTCTGCTTTATCTTGGTCATGTTGTAATCTTCGATGTCCTGCTGGATTAAACGTTTCCATCCCATTTCGAAGCTGGGGCTTCCGGAGACTATGTTTACGTCTCCTACCTCAACAGTCGATCTGAAAATTGGATTTCCCCAAATGTTTATCGTGTCGTTGGATCTCATCGGACCATCTATCAAGTCTCGCGTGACGAAGTATATCTTCCCACCACCGGGACGAGTCTCCCTTTCAGTGAAATACGCATACTTGTTCAAAAAATCTATCGCTAAAACGGCCAAGGCGTAACTTTCCATCTTTCCGACCGAATTTCGGCTGACCACCAGAACCGAGTACGGATTTCCACCCACCATGTATGTCCCTGTAATGGGCACGACGACCGTCGAACCGCTGAGGCCAAAGGATGCTAGAGCTTCGTTGAACTTGTTCACGGCACTCAGATCGAAATATCTGTTCTCGTTGACTCTCTGAAAGAAGTTGCGCCAGAAATCACCGTCAGACTGGCTGAACAACCAGTTCTTGAACCTGTCCCACCAACCCACGTTACTCGAAACGTTGCCGTTCACCCAAGGCAATACCACACCCCTCACACCGCTGAAGCTTGGCTTCAGGAACGCCACAGACAGCTGGAGTAAATTGTGCGCACCCAGGTGTGAGAGATTCTTAGCATTTTGGAGGCTAACTCTTTTAACGTAGGCAGATAAGTTTGTGAGTATGGCAACAACGAAGATTGAAACGATGATCAACAGAACCAAGGTGAGAACCAGAACGTGGCCCTTTCTCACCGTTTCACCTCACTTCAAGTTATAGAGCACCACCGAGGAATCAAGCTTACCCAACGTCACGTTCTTCTTTGTTAGACTGTACCTTATCAACTTCCCTTGCCCCTCGAACCGACAGTCATCAAGTTCACCGAGCACAATCCTTTTCATATATCCAGCGTCATCGCTGATCTGAAGTTCGAGTTTCTTGTTCAGGAATATGAGCCTGTAACTTAGTCTGGTGGCAGAAGCGTAAGTTCCGTAGAGCTGTTTTGAGAAAGGAACGATCACGTAGAATTCAACAGAAGTGCTTTGTACCGTCAATCCTTCTATCGTTGGCCCAACCTTCAGCAATTCCCTGCGGATGGCTGCATCTATCATGGTCAGTTCATCCTGAACGGTTATTCTGTCGAAAGACACGATTGAACCTCTGTAGACGCTCGTCATGAGAAGCACGACTATAGAGAGAGCTATTGAGAGGACTATCATAACGACGAGCACTTCCGTCAAAGTAAACCCCCGCACACTCTTCACCACCGAAGACTTTTTTGATTTTACCATATTTTAGCACGGACATATCTTGATTATTACATAAGGTGTACAGTTTTTCCCCAAAACAACGGTCGATTCGTGTTCGAAGCACGTCGAGCTTCGTTTGCTTTCAAGCCAAAAGGTCCATACGTGCTTTAGTGTAGTTTTCCACCGCGATGCGAACCAACTTCACGTTCAAACCGTTCTGTTGGTAGAAGGCGAAACTCAGAAGCTTCAGAAAATCTTCTTTGCTCACCAATGCTACTTCTTGTGGTTGTTTCGGTGCAGAAATGAAGTTCAAAGCGATACGATTGTTCGACACACCGTCGATCCTCATATGAATCACCTGTTCTTTTATCGTTCAAACGCGAAAAAATTTGAACTGCTTGGAACTCTCACGATTACATTTTCCTTGTCGCATTCTTGTAGACGAAGATCACGAAGTCTAAAAGTTTTCTGTATCTGATCTGGATGGCAACTTTGCTGAGCAAATTCTCAGGTTCAGTGCTGTGGACGATCGCTTCGAGTAATTCCAAAGGCGTGTAAATTTTCAATCTGTCGACGTTCAACACCTTTGCCAGACTCTCCAAAAGTTTGATCGGCACCTTCTTGGGTTCATCGAAAAAAGAGAGCGTTTCGAGCCTCAAACGAGGAAGTATGAAAGATTCGTACTGCTGTTCCGCCGACAGTTCGCTTGGAAGTTTCAATCCCAGCAAGAAACCTGCGATGTCTCTCTCTTTCGCGTCGAGCTTCGCATAGAGCTGTTTCAAAACGTCCTCTTCGCTCGAAAGGTAATACTGTTCCCCGTAAAGTTTTCCAAAGTACGCGAGCGTGTCGAGATAACCTTCAACGAAGTATTTCCTGATCACTTCCCTATCGAAGTTCAGCACGTTTCCGAAATGTTCCCTCGGTCTGATGTACCCGATCCGAGTTCTCTCGCGAAAGATTCTCAGATAATCAAGAATATCCGCCAGACCGATCGTTCCGATATCGACGACCAAGATGTTTTCCCAGCCTTTCTCAACCGCCATGCGCACAGGAACGTTGCTGTAGATTCCACCATCGATGAACAACTTGCCTGCGATCTCTTCTCTTTTGAAGAGTGGAAAGTTCGCACTCGAGAGTATGTAATCTGCCAGCATGCCTTCGGGGATCTCTTCTATGTACAACATGTAAGGCTTCAAATCACTGATGCAGTAGGTCACCAAGCCATAGTGAACCTTAGAACTTCTTATCTTCTCCTCGGGCAGCAAGAGCTTCAGTTTCTCCCGAAGAGGCGTGATGTCTATGCCACCAGACTCGACAAGATTCTTCGCCACTTCAAAGGCTTTGAAGATGTTGAGTTCGAATATGCCACCGCTCAAGATCTTTTTCATCTCTTCGGGTACGTTCATCACCTGTTCGAATTCGACCTCGAGCCAGGCTTTTTCAGCAAAGTCGTAATCGCCATAGGCGATGAGTGCCCCGTTGATGGCTCCAACGGAAGTTCCATACACGGCAACGATATCGATGTTCAACTCTCTCAAAGCTTTCCACACACCTATTTGGTAAGCCCCCCGCGCCCCACCACCTGAAAGCACCAAAGCCACGCTGGTCGCAGCCGCCAAGAACGCGCTCACGATCTGTCACCCAAAAAGATTATAATTTCTACGGAGGTGTGCACGATGATGCGCTTGATGCTGAAATCGAAACTTCACATGGCCACCGTGACTGGAAAGAACCTCGAATACGAGGGGAGCATAGAAATAGATGAGGAGCTCATGAAGGCGGTGGACTTGAAAGAGAACGAGTTCGTCTTGGTTGCGGACGTGAACAACGGTGCAAGGTTCGAAACTTACGTGATCAAAGGGAAAGCAGGAAGTGGAACGATAGCCTTGAACGGCGCCGCAGCGCGCCTGGTGGAAGTCGGGGACAAAATCATCATCATGAGCTTTGGTCTGTTCGACGAGAACGAATACCGAGGACCGAAGGTCGCGATATTGGGAGAAGGGAACAAGGTGGTGGGGCTGAAGTGAGAGCTGTCATTCTTCTGCTTTCATTTTTTCCACTTCACCACCAGATGGGTACGACGAAGCTATAGCTTACACCCGTTTCGGTGACGGTTGCTCCCGGTAGAACGCTCTGCAACCTGCTATAATCCACAACTCCGCTGTAAGTTATGGTGACATGATAAGCTTCATCGTTTCTGGTGGCAGAGAGTGTAATGGGCAAGTTCCTGCACGCTCGTGAGATAGCTCTTACTCACAAGAAAGTTCAGATCGAAGTTCGTCTGCGTGGGTGGTTTTTCGACCGAAACGTAGCTTTCAGCGGCGGCTCTGATGTTTCTCAGGTTCATCGCAACTCGTGTTGCTCTTGCTTGGTGTACCGCGTTCACGGCGAAGGATGTCACTATGGTGAGAAGAATCGCAATTACAGCTAAAACGGTCAGAAGTTCGATCAAGGTGAAGGCTTTAAGCATTTTTCCCGAACCTTTCCGTCGGTATCGATCAATTCATTATAAACCATGGCCTTGGGAAAATACAACTCTTTTATGGGCTTTACACAAGGAATTTTGTTTCGAGGAAAATTGTGAGGTTAGCCTCTCGCCCTTCAACGATATGGGTATCGAGCTTAAGGGTAAAATGAAAAAAACCGGCGAGACCGCCGGTTGAGTTTCTTTAATGACGCTCACCACCAGATCGGGATGCTGAAGCTGTAAGTTACGTTGTTGCCAGTACGGGTTGCTTCTGGTAATATGCCTCTCAGCTTATCGATATCAACACCACCTGTGTACACTATTTGGGCAGTCACAACCGTTGCAGCCTGCGTTGCTGTTATCCTGTAGTTTTCCAAGCCAGCCGTGTTCGTGAGATAACCCTGAGTCTTGAGGTTATCAATGCTTAAACCCGTTGCGGTTTTGTTAATCATAACGAAGCTTTCTGCAGCCGATCTAATGTTCCTCAGGTTCGACGCCACCTGTGTTGCCTTCGCCTGCGCCACTG
This window contains:
- a CDS encoding prepilin-type N-terminal cleavage/methylation domain-containing protein; the encoded protein is MKKIRKMVRGFTLIELLIVLAVIAALLAIATPVALNAVAQAKATQVASNLRNIRSAAESFVMINKTATGLSIDNLKTQGYLTNTAGLENYRITATQAATVVTAQIVYTGGVDIDKLRGILPEATRTGNNVTYSFSIPIWW